In Centropristis striata isolate RG_2023a ecotype Rhode Island chromosome 8, C.striata_1.0, whole genome shotgun sequence, the genomic window ATTGAACCAGGTGAATAACTAGgctacaataaatataaaagcaaaATCGACTGGAGGAATTGAATCAGgtggatacatttttttccttaaccctgcagaaaagaaaaaaaacagtagccAATTCAAGATGaattgaaacataaaaataaatcagtccATGCACAGCAAGTTTTACGTAATCCCCAAGTCCCACATTTATGATTATGGAAGATTAATTTATCTTCCGTTCAAAATTTAGAGCACTTGATTTGCATGTGTCTGGTACATAAAGATGCTGCTCCAGAATTCACTTTATTCTCCAATTTGTACTTCcctcaaaagaaaaataaatattctgaACCAAATAAAACATGGAGCTATTAGTCATAGCTCCATACTAGTATGATTCTATTATTCCGGTTTGGACAAGATGAGGCCAATGGACCATTAGGAAAAGGCCCGGCAGCAGGTTTTTCTCCTGCATTCGGCTTTCACATCCATTTTCATACACAACCTCCACTCTGAACTAACAAGCTGAAGGTTCTGCTGATAGCACATACTCCTACAGCTATCTGTTGTCATGCCAAGGCATACACTcacatacaaaaacatacagacatGCACTTCCCCGTGTACACACTCGTCCTCAAACACAAGCAATCTCTCCACCAAGCCAAGCCACTTCCCACTTCTGAACGCCCACACTGTGCAAcatgaaataaacattaaataagacTGTTCCTTCACTGTCATTGTTCTTTGAAAATGAATCGAAGCAACTGCAGGCCAATGTTAATGCTTTGTTTTAGCCAGCGGCAGGCACATGAAACGAGCTGCATGAGGCACTGAGCTGACAGTGGCCACTGGCACTgtacgaacacacacacacacaaaggcatgCATGCGCACACTGCCTACTGAGCAGACAACAGATGAAATTCTAGCTGAAGACAGCTTCCCTGCAGGAGTATTGGCTTTAGAGAATAGAAGCTGATTGCGTTTGCTGTCTCCTTTCCTTGTCATCGATTCAGGGATAAACATGTCTGAATGCAGCGCTTTATCAGCATTTACTGCTGATTACAGAAATTGCTCATTACAAGAGAATTACGCtccctttttaaataaaagagcAATCAGCCCATTAGCATGGCCCCTCACATGCTACCTAAGAATACATCATCCCTCATTCTGAGGCCCTGGTGGATATGAATCAACTCTGACTCATCCATAGTTGCCTCAGCCTGAGCACTCCTTAACACATCTAAAGGAATATTGATCGGGGCTTTGACAGACGGATTGAGCTTCACAGCACATCGCTTGACTGGCATGTTGGAGAGCAAGAGTAATATCGCTTCCCGCTGTTGGGGACATGACATCATCTCCAAGACAAAAGTATCCGCTTTAAACGGAAATATCTCTGCCCTGTGTGTTCAGTGAAAATGTTTCTGCTCGCAATATTCTGTTTGGCTCTAAATATAGCTACAGGTTTGCCTGCAGTGGGACCTGTTTTTAGGAGAGAACAATAAACTGGCAGAGTGCAAACGTAAGAGGAACGAGGAAGAATTCATCTTCATATATTCCATCTATTATagactgctctctctctctctcggtcaTTGCCACGGACAGCTACAGTACAACCACTCTGATCTTTTCTTCCTCCGTTTCCTGGCTCTGTCCGCAGTCGTTCATTATGCATGCGTCTCTGCTTGAACATGATTAATATTTCCCATAGAATGAGTTTGGCATCAAAGGCCCTCAAAGCTCCTTACCGCACACTAACAAACACGCACACGTGACCTCGCACACATCTACAATGCACGAGCACCTATACTGTATGTACATGTTTAAGGGCTATAGACCCACAAGTGCTGCTCCGCTGGCACATACTTAAAGCTGCCTTCAGTGAGCTGACAGTGGGATGTTAAGCATCAAGCAATAATGTAAAAAGACACCCGATTGTGTAAGACTCAGCAGAGATTAACCTGACGACTGTCAGCTCCAGCATAAGATCTGGGTGTGAAAGAGAGTGAgtgtataaataaatctgatgtCTGAGGGGCTAATctgatgtgtgcatgtgtgtgtgtgagatacgCGCTGTTGGGGTGGATAATAGTGTAACATAATCTAAAAGTGAGAGTGGTGTAATCCTGTTGCAACTTATGCTACAGGATAAActcacaaatatataaaataaacaacaaatccTGAATTGTAAGCCTTGGGTGGATTGCATACTGAGGTAAAATATAGTGGGAAGCGAGAGAGAATAAGACGGGAGATAGGAGGGATAGTGGTGCACCATGCTGCAGCTATTCCCAAACTCCTTAGTCCCCTTTTAGccgtcagacacacacatgcacagacaaatAGAAACACACCAACATGCACATTGGCTCACACAAGCACACCTGCCAAGCATGGATAAAGCAGGGATTAAAGTGTGTCAGAAAAGGAAACTGGAGAGAGAGGCATGTATCATTGTTTCCCTGAGAGGACTGGCGCAGTGGCTGTAGACACATcgttacaaacacacacacactcacacaaaacacacacaaaatggagctaattgttaattttttatgcacTATGATTCGGGTGAAGACCCACCAGCTTGCTCAAAATGGAATCACTCACACTGTGGCATGTGgacaccatacacacacacacacacacacacacacacacacacacacacacacacacacacaccttcttgtacttctatctttgtgaggaccctcattggaacagtgaattcccttgcaaggtttaatagatttttcattagttttagttttaagttcgttatgaatttttgttttcaaaattagttagtttttattagttttttagagtgagtttgctagttttagtttagttttcattagttttagttttttgtaatggggtatttgttgggtgggagattaaaagaggtcacagtaaattttgcctttatttcctttgtctgatccatcttcattatgtatgaaaaaagttgacgaagacgaaaatgaaggacattttcactataattttaagttagttttgtaaccacacaatacagtttcagttatttatcattatcatgtaacctttaacccttaaaacaaagtctgaaatctcaaaaaagcctttaaagaagtgaggaccggccgaaatgtcctcactttgcaaaaatgtcctcactctgttggttaaaaacgtgttccggtcctcactatgtaggaagtacaaacacacacacacacacacacgcacacacacgtaaTGGTCTAACATTTTTCAACTGAGATTTCTGCCATTCAAAGTGGACTTATTATActtattttcaggttcatacttagGCCTGCCATAATGGTTATAACATCGATTTATAAAGCTCAGCAAAAATGATCAAGGTCATGTGCCTATATCGCTCAATATTGCCTGCTCTGTTtacatgtgtttgtttacagcagAATGTCACCCACATTTAGCCTtcaaatgtcattaaaacagcAGGGTTTGCCTAAACATTATGAGACTTGAGTGTTGCACCTGTACATCAGCCgaaagaacagaaaaaactCTGCTGAGGTTAACAAAGGTCCTAACCATTGTGGACCAGCAGTAAATTGTCTGTTAAAGAATGAATGACTGTGCCAAAtgctaaatgtttatttaagtgcAGTATTTATTAACTAGAGTGCTAGAGTCCTTTTGATATATTGTTTAGGATTTTCAGTCTCCAATGTGTGAATATTCTCTAGTATTACAAGTTAATTGGTATTTGCAAAGCTGTGATattatatcagtggcataaaaatggtaaaatggcaATGTAGTTTAACACAATTATCTATGAGACGATGTATCATCCGACAAAAATGTTGCAATTGTGAAAGCCCTATTTATATCTGTGTTTTGAGTTTCTGCTCtgctttcatttttaactttgcaaAAAACACCCTAATTTGTCTCTCTATTTTTCAATATACCTGTCTAAAAATGCTCCATTGTTATACCTTTCTCTTTAAGCCTCCAAGTAGAAAAATAGCTCAATCTACTCTGATTGGCTTGATAGTTTAAGTGGTACACCTTGTAgcacctgataatgtaataattttctgatattgtaataactcctgaaaatgtaatacatttggcacaatgtaaaaataaaaatgtaataaaacccgataatgtaataattagaccaataatgtaataacatgtCATGattaatataatacatttcttACTGATTACATTGTGTGTATCACAAGTGCCAAATGAATTACATTTTCAGAAGttgttacattatcaggaaattattaaattatcatgTGCTACACACCTTTACAAAGGTAGTTGTCAAGCCGTAGGTGGAGATACTAAGATTGTATATTCCAAAATTGGAGAAGGTTAGGTGCTCCATACATGGTTGTCTTCCAAAGTTTGATAAAACTTGGGGTCcattttttgcacatgttgAGGGATTGATTTTTACGGCTATTCCTGAGTAGCCACCCTGATTGTCTACtagttgtgagtttttcttgtgtgattttgtagcatgctgggaatgttttttatttatctctgcttaagtgaacatattattagacttttatttagcagtgggtgacctatttgtgtttttgttttgttccgtgtatttgttgttcgctttttatttatttaattatttatttattgatttatttaatttttttggtaattcttcttactattagttattccttatctgattgcattttattttatgtattatttttattattagggcccgagcaggcaacgacctgcgaggtccctattgtatttcgaatgattatttattattatttttttttttattcttcttcccaaatgatcgcatttttcactgcctgaacataccccaaaactcatgaaactttaaatataagtcacacctggtgaaaaattttataatctattgtcatcctgaatttccaccactaggtggcgctataataaaggaaagtgcgttttgactaataactcccacatactttatcgcacattcaaaaaacttatatccacgcgttcactgagttgtgctgaatctcgtgatataggccactcccattttcgcctaacgttttttttcgcaaatgcgcaaaatgtcgcaaacctactttttcgaactcctcctaggcaatttcagcgttttgcaccaaactttgcacacagcatctatggaccctcatgacaaaaagttattaaaagaattttgattacccaaagaatactcaagttattaaataacaacttcctgcaggtggcgctattatcaacacaaaacacaaagtgttgcatatctccacattggtgtgtctgaatgacatgaaactcaggttactacttccccatgagcccctgagcctctctgcaaaattttgggcgatgacctctaggtggcgctctttaaattgaagtattttatatctccacattggttggtcggattaacaccaaaattggtatacttattgtcaatgccctcctgaggataacccttgaaggttttattgatcggccgctaggtggcgctctggcggcagtttaatttaataagtccCACTGTGTCCAGACcgtaagacttaaggcaatgaaattcataggggtggtgtagactggcccctgtaacgcacaaccccgacggcagcataccccgacacgcgtgtattgcgagggcccgttcagtactgcgcgcagtcctagttattattatacttgttacacttgacactgttttgacattttgaacaaatgtttaaaaaaaaaaagaaaaaaaaaaaaaagattgtataTTCCAATGAGCCCACGTGTGAAATGGAAAGGGAGTCAGATGTGAATGTCTTTTTGAATCCCATGTTTTCTGATCTTGGCATCCAACAAAAACCGACTGACTGGCTTGTCTTAGCTCACAGTTTATGGGATGGTAGGCACTCCAGAAAGCCAAATATATATGCACAAGCACTGAAAGAGAGAGTTTTATGTGTCTCGGATGGTTATTTTGCCAATAAGTGGCTGTACTTTTGTGTTTGGTGACGTGTAATTTCAGCACCAGCATATCAGTGCCTTTGGTACACTCCAGCTCAAGATTGGATCAGAAGGTCTTTCAAACAAAGCTGTGATGACTGATGAAGGAAATTTCACTGGCAAAAGCATAACCGTCATTAAATTACTGATGTCAATCATCTCAACTGGGTCTGTAATCTGCTATTCACCAGTTGGGTTGTGTTTGCTTTCAAGCTGTGTGTTGGAGGAAAGACGCTTTCTTCCGGGCTGAATGGAGTTAATTGGACATGAGCTCTGGAGGAGAACATCTGCAAACGCCGCTGACTGATAGTTTGAAAGACAGCTGCCTGCAGAGAGCTTCCTCACACTAATCTCTCACTCActcctctcttttctttgtCCCCCTCTTGTGCCTCTCTTTACCCTTCGCCCTCCACGTATTTTCTCCGTCCCTCCCTCTATCATCCCTAATTTCCACTTCCTGCAGAGACTGAAGGAGCTCAAGCACAGGGAGTTCGCTCGTAACGTGGCCTCGAAATCATGGAAGGACCAGCGCAAACAGGAGAAAGCTCTCAGACGCCTGCACCAGCTCGCACAGCTGCAACAGGAAACACAGCGGTGAGTGGGAGGAgagtgtacatgtgtgtgtctgtggtggtGTGTGAGTGTAATGAGACCAGGAGCAGGAGTCCAGAAGGGTTAGAGCATGTCACATCCAGTCAACGTTCCTTAGATTTGATGGATGTATCCACAGATGTTAGAGCACCCAGTTGTCCCAGATAGGCCACAGGTGAGGTAAATATAACATGAAGACACACTTGCTGGCACTCTTTTAAGAGGGAGGATAGAAatggaaaaagtaaaatgagTAAAGAAGATGAAACTCAGATGAAACTTGCCTCTGGGTTTGCGTCCTTAAGTAATCAAAACAGtggataaaaataacaatacatcACGTACTAATCATCTTGATTGGACCTATTCCCTGTgcaattaaatgtgtttttcctaTAATCAGGCAATGTTATGTGAACAGCATTACTTTTGTCTACCAATATTAAGCGtctgcttatttttttcttcctcttctgtctctctctctctttgacaACCTGGGAATGAGCCTCAACAATCAACTATCTTTATCTAGAATTGCATACTGCaccttttaacccattgacgcctaaaacttcctgtaaaacctctgggcgattttaaaataagcccctaaaacctgaagtttttctggaaattcaacagaagtgtcaacgcttctactaaataatagatttttcagcctctgtagcagatagaaatgaaattcaaaaagtatttgagagcttatacaaatactacaaaaccacgTATACGCTTTCCAGgtttcaatgggttaataaagtCAAGTTACTAAAGAACTAAAATCAAgaatatttctctctctttttgatGTAGAGTCCCAGGAAGGACTTCTGGACTACGGAGTGCAGTCAGGGCTGTGAGACAGCAGCCAGATAGAGACGTGGACCAAAGAGACGGCAGCCCCGAGGACAAACCTGAACCCTCCAACCACACCAAGACACACACCCCTACGCAACCCAGGACACCTCGTCTCAGCCACCAGCCAGATGACCCTCGCCAGTCTCCTTGTCAGATACCGGCCTCTACTCTAGCAGAGTCTCTAATCACACATCCAGCTCCCGTAGTGAACCCCCAGTCTTGCCTGGGCTTTTTCCCCCAGCTGTCTCTCCCTGGGCGGGGGAGGGCAGGAGGCAGGCTCGGTGTGTCCTTCTGCTTTTCCCGCCGGGGTCCCAGGCTCGAGCCTTCCGCCTCCGTCTTCTCggacctggaggaggaggagagagagaagagggctCAGATGAAAGAAAGGATAAAGGGGATGATGGAAGACATTGACAGGGAAATTGGGGCAGCAGAGGAGGGGAAACACAGCGACAGTGAGAAGCACGAGTCCAGATTTGACAGTGTTGGATCAAGCGACACGGGGCCAATCCCTAGAGATCCTgccagagaagaggaggagattgAAAAAAGAGACATAGTGAAAGCACACTCTACTATTTCCACAGCAGCACCTGATAATCAGAGTCATGATTCACTATTCTCGCCATCACAGACCCAAGGGGCCCTTTGGGGCACAGAACCAGCAGGGGTGTACATGGACACAGATagcgagacagagagaaagcaagaagcagatggagggagggaggggagtcGGTATATTGACGTGCTGGGGAAAGATGGCTCTGCCCGTCTGAGGTGGCCTGTCAGGTTGCTGAAGTTCACCAAATCTCAACCACACATCTCCTACAGCTGCAACCGACAACAACCAGAGCTGACAGAGGATCTGCAGGAGTCACAACAAAATCAGTTGAGCGCTCCCACAGATGAATCAGATCTACGTGTGCCAGCTATTCTTACACCGGGCGCTGCTTCCCGTTTACACAGGCAGACAAGACAAGAGCAGAAAGCACACAGGCAGGAGAAAGCCGAGGATAATTTCAAGGCAGAGCAGCATATCGAGGTGGAGACAGAAGCACACCTGTTCCTAAAGAACAAAAACCTTTCATCATCAGAAACAAGACCAGAAAGAGGAGGATGCACAGTAAGTATAGAGAGCTGTGTAAGGGCAGCCTCCCATCCATTTGACCCTGCTCATAGTGACAGCTCTGACACAAACTCCCAGAATCCTCTGGGAGGCAGATTAGGGGGTGCGAGAGGGATCAGGGAGAGCGCCATCATAGCCCTGAGCTGTAAATTAGAGTCTGTCACCCAGCCTGGCGCACAGAGAATGTGCATCAGCCCGTCCAGGTGTGAATGTGGGAGTGAGACAATGTGCAAGTGTGCCAGCGTTCCACAGCCGAACGTGGGCGTCTCAGAAGTGTCACCCAAAAAGAGGAAAGCCAAAGGCACAAAGAAACAGAGGCAGGGAAAGCGGAAGAGGGGCGAAAAGCAAAAAGCTTCAAACAAGCACCAATCAGCAAGGTGCAAAGTGAGGAGTGTTGTCTCTACAGTCTCCACTGGCAGAGAGAGGAGTGGAGAAGCTGGAGGGAGCTGGGGGAAGAAAAGGAGGCAAAGGGAGATGAGGGAGatgccgaggaggaggagggtgaagAGAGCAGGGAGCAGCTGTCTCCTGGGGAGATGTGAGGCTGAGCCAGTATCTGTCTCTGTCAGGAAGAGGAGGCCTCACAGGAGCCACAGCACTGAGTCCCAGTCTCAGGCAGAGCACTGCAGTGCCTACTCCCAGCTCGCCAGACACACGGCAGACAGACACAACGAGGGGGAGGGCAATCGAGACGAAGACGCAGCGACTTTCCCCTGGCGGTCTCACTTCTCCGTGCACTCCTTCTCACCAGGATGTAACTCAAAGCTGTTTTGGGAAAGGGGTCACCATAGCAACCCCAGGAGTTTCATTGACTGCTGTTACCCTGACAACAGCTGTGGTTGCAGCCCGGCGAGAAAGAGAAAACTCCTCCACAGGGACAGGAAATTCATTCATAGTAAGAGGAAGAGTTCGAGGCATCGTGAAGTCTGGGAGGAGACGGAGAGGGGTAGGAAAACGGGAGGGCGTTCAGGTTGCAGGGACAGGGGACTGATGTCAGACACAGAGCAGTGGGAGTGGATGAGAGGGGGGTGTCACGGAGGAAGTGAGGAGGGCAGGTTGAGGAGCGGTTGGAGATTAAGAAACAGAGCAGTGGAGTGGGATCAGGTGGCGAGATTTAGCCCAAGTCCGAGCAGCTGGGGCAGGAGAGGCAGACATCTCAGCACAGAAGACGTAGACTGGGAAGGATGCAGCGTGGACAGATGGACGTGGGGCAGCAGCGACAGCTGGGAAGACAGGGGGGGACACACATCAAGGTCAGGCTCCAGGACAGGGGCAGACAGCAGAGACAGCCCAGGCTGTGTGTGGAAAGCTGCAGGCACCAGACACTCAAGTTCGAGACAGTTCTCCAGCCCTGAGTGGTGGACCAGTACGCAGACATACAGTCCTCAGAGCGTGGTCAACACGCGGGCCAGCAGATGCCTCAGCCCACGCTCCTGCAGCCCCTGCAGCAGCACCAGCATGTCCGAGCTGAGCTGGGAGTGGAGCAGGAGCAGTACCTGCTCGGGAGTTACAGTTGATGGGGTGACAGTTAACTCCAGCAGGACGTCCCCAGGAGCCTCATCCGAGGCCCCTCAGGAGGCAAAGAAGCAGAGCAGCCCCACGTCCACTTCATCTGGCCTTGCCTCTTGCTCCTTCTTACATTCCTCACCCAACAGCTCCTCTTTCACTCCCACAGCCCTGGGTCTCAACACAAACAATTGTGACACAAGCCCTTCTCAGCTCAAGGAGTCTAATTCACAGTGTGACCTCAGCCATGGACCCTCTGCCCTTGTCAACACAAGTAGGTCAGGTACAACTCCTCCAACTCCAGGACTCTCCCCTAGTAAGTCTCAGCCACAGAAACCAGCCAGGATGCTTCTCCCTCTCATAGGGAAACTACCTGCAATACAGAGAAAGGCCAGGAGGAAAAAAGGGCTGCTGGAGAAGAGTcaggagatggagggagaggagaaagaggtggCAAAGGGCACTGGAGTGGAGCTTAGAGCGGCCGTCCGCAGTCAAAAATGTCCTCTAGACATGGTTGAGTCAAACCAGAGCAGCACGCCAAATCTCTGCCTGTCGCAGATTAGGACTGATGACAagcagacaggtggagagacagCTCCGCCAATCAGCTTTACGGCTGAGGAGATGGACAAATATCGCCTCCTGCAAGAGCAGGCGAGAGAGCACATGCAGAAAGTCCTGGAGCAGACGCAGGAGAGCGCAGAGATACATGCAGAgacaaactacacacacacgccacaGACAGAGAACTGTGGGACTTCAGAGGAACAGTACACACCTGCAGCCTTGCACAACCCTTCACAGCCTCAGACCCAGTCGCTTCACACAGACACCATGCAAACGCAACCACAGCACAGCCTCCCACTCCCACACAGAGTGACCCCACCAGAGAACTTTACCCAACCCATGGCTCTGAGAGTCCCTAACCTCCCCCCCATTTCCAGCCTTCATCATATCATCTTACAACACGCAGCTCTCTCCAtgcccacctcctcctcctcctcttccacctcaTCCACCTCTCCTGTCATCCACCCACACCCAGCTCAGCTCCCTCACCCGCTCCCCCCTCTCCACCCGTCTCACACTCATCACCTTCACCTCTCTCCCTTCTCCATATCCTCCCTGTTTCCCTCTATTCTGCTGTCCCATCACCCCATCCCTCTGCTGCCCCAGTCTGCCGCCTTTCACACAACCCCACTTGCTCCACTCTCCCAAGTAGCCCTGCAACCCTTGAACCCTCAGTCTTTCATGGACAGAGCATGGCCAGTGAGGTTTCAACAGAAGGCGTTGTGATTTTCACAGAGTGGCTGCCATGTTTATTAATCTTTCTTGGCAACTCAGACTagtgagacaaagagagagaattTTTGGTTTGGACAAAAGCCTGTTATTTGAAACGGTGATGTGTCAGTGCTTTTACTAGAATCAACTCTTATTCCCATATGCCctaactcactcacacacacgcatgcatacacacaaacagcccAACTATTGACTgatttcaaatgaaaatgtgtttctcCATCTAGCCTCTGCTGTGTTTCAGCAGACATTGAGAAAACAGACTTTGATCCTTTGCTTTTTCCATCATTCCTCATTCAGTCCCGGAATAAAGGGAAGGTGCACCTGCTATTCAAAGACAAGCTGGGCTTGTgtcatcctctctctctttccttctgaACCACAGACAGACCAGCTGCCTTTTGAAGTATCCTTCATGCCAGGGACAGAGGGGCAAGAAAGAGTGATAATACTCTCCCCTTATCTCCATTTCATACAGGTTATCTTAGTTACAGTGTGACTttcaacaaacataaaaaccttGCAGGGACCGGGGGCACACCACAGCCATTTTAACCTTGGTGtatactgtatttgtgtgtgtataggaTAGAGGTAATTctgtgtggacacacacacacacacacacatacacatacacagtaGGAAGTACAACAACTAATTTCCATATCTGACACATGTAAAGATCTGTCTTGTCTCTATAGTGTAAATATTCTGACAGTGAGTAATAACATTAGAATCATgccaaacaataaaataaagggtGAATTTAACCTTGAACAGTGGTACAGCGTTTATTCCACACTTAGCGGCTTCAATGGAACAAAAAACTTCATGTTTTCATATTGCTTTGTGAAATGATACGTTTTTTTCCCACAGAGTTTAACACATCAATTGTTGACGCAGCAATGAATGAATCAGAACTGTTACATTAAAACTTGGGTGAAAATAAACAGGCTTTAATGCTTTTTCTTAttctgtttgattcatgttgaTAGTGCAACATGTTGTAATACGTTCCACATAAAGAATTAATACCGTGTGGTTTATCACGTCTCAAAACGAGGCCCAGAATTCCTGAGACTCATTTAAAAGATTGTAGAGCAGTGGCTCCAAACATTTCTTGCTTGTGACTCCATAACTAGAAGCAATACCAACTTTTAACATAGCACATTAACTGAGCAAGTCAGTTGCAAAGGGGTTTCCCTCATcgggctgcttttttttttttggaacaaGTTTTAGCTGTCACAGGTATAGCACTATAACTACTTCTCAAAACTGCAAATGTGCAaaggtaaacaaaacaaaacaatgaaataaactTAGATTTGCTTATGTCCTACATTTCCGACACCTCTcacaaggttaaaaaaaacactatccTAGAGTGTCTGAAAAAGTATTGATGATGTTTAATAGTTTTATAgctatttaaattaataaactaGAATGGTACCCAGGGAGTGCAAACCATCACCAAGACCAATGGGACATTCATGTGTGTGGTCCCATCTCACAAGTTGGGaggtcaggtttttttttttttttttaataccattGTTTCTGCATTTATTACACAAAGCGTTTCAACCACACGTTGTTAGCTTCTTTCTATTGGTTgacaacaaagaagaagaaaaacaaacaagttggGCCTTGACATA contains:
- the LOC131976598 gene encoding G patch domain-containing protein 8-like, with amino-acid sequence MGPQPREAPGMACSACYYLVISSTHLSNGHFRRVKGVFRGPLCPTANSDSPERAERALGCSVEDLKALFYCELCHKQYLRHQEFDNHINSYDHAHKQRLKELKHREFARNVASKSWKDQRKQEKALRRLHQLAQLQQETQRVPGRTSGLRSAVRAVRQQPDRDVDQRDGSPEDKPEPSNHTKTHTPTQPRTPRLSHQPDDPRQSPCQIPASTLAESLITHPAPVVNPQSCLGFFPQLSLPGRGRAGGRLGVSFCFSRRGPRLEPSASVFSDLEEEEREKRAQMKERIKGMMEDIDREIGAAEEGKHSDSEKHESRFDSVGSSDTGPIPRDPAREEEEIEKRDIVKAHSTISTAAPDNQSHDSLFSPSQTQGALWGTEPAGVYMDTDSETERKQEADGGREGSRYIDVLGKDGSARLRWPVRLLKFTKSQPHISYSCNRQQPELTEDLQESQQNQLSAPTDESDLRVPAILTPGAASRLHRQTRQEQKAHRQEKAEDNFKAEQHIEVETEAHLFLKNKNLSSSETRPERGGCTVSIESCVRAASHPFDPAHSDSSDTNSQNPLGGRLGGARGIRESAIIALSCKLESVTQPGAQRMCISPSRCECGSETMCKCASVPQPNVGVSEVSPKKRKAKGTKKQRQGKRKRGEKQKASNKHQSARCKVRSVVSTVSTGRERSGEAGGSWGKKRRQREMREMPRRRRVKRAGSSCLLGRCEAEPVSVSVRKRRPHRSHSTESQSQAEHCSAYSQLARHTADRHNEGEGNRDEDAATFPWRSHFSVHSFSPGCNSKLFWERGHHSNPRSFIDCCYPDNSCGCSPARKRKLLHRDRKFIHSKRKSSRHREVWEETERGRKTGGRSGCRDRGLMSDTEQWEWMRGGCHGGSEEGRLRSGWRLRNRAVEWDQVARFSPSPSSWGRRGRHLSTEDVDWEGCSVDRWTWGSSDSWEDRGGHTSRSGSRTGADSRDSPGCVWKAAGTRHSSSRQFSSPEWWTSTQTYSPQSVVNTRASRCLSPRSCSPCSSTSMSELSWEWSRSSTCSGVTVDGVTVNSSRTSPGASSEAPQEAKKQSSPTSTSSGLASCSFLHSSPNSSSFTPTALGLNTNNCDTSPSQLKESNSQCDLSHGPSALVNTSRSGTTPPTPGLSPSKSQPQKPARMLLPLIGKLPAIQRKARRKKGLLEKSQEMEGEEKEVAKGTGVELRAAVRSQKCPLDMVESNQSSTPNLCLSQIRTDDKQTGGETAPPISFTAEEMDKYRLLQEQAREHMQKVLEQTQESAEIHAETNYTHTPQTENCGTSEEQYTPAALHNPSQPQTQSLHTDTMQTQPQHSLPLPHRVTPPENFTQPMALRVPNLPPISSLHHIILQHAALSMPTSSSSSSTSSTSPVIHPHPAQLPHPLPPLHPSHTHHLHLSPFSISSLFPSILLSHHPIPLLPQSAAFHTTPLAPLSQVALQPLNPQSFMDRAWPVRFQQKAL